Proteins from a single region of Fusobacteriaceae bacterium:
- a CDS encoding energy-coupling factor ABC transporter ATP-binding protein — MLTIEHLSVTYPDGTRAISDFNLTVSEGEIAGIIGNNGAGKTSLFLSLVGILPAEGEVVAAGLRLEKKNLEALRRKVGFVFQDPDDQLFMPDIYEDIAFGPRSAGLPEEEVREKVARILKELGIEHLAQRSPLKLSNGEKRMAAIATALVSDPEILLLDEPTAFLDPGARRRLLSFLKTLRHTILVASHDIPFVEELCGRVVALEKGKIIALGETETVLKSKKILEEFY; from the coding sequence ATGCTGACCATTGAACATCTGTCGGTAACCTATCCCGACGGGACCCGGGCCATTTCCGATTTCAATCTGACCGTAAGCGAAGGGGAGATCGCGGGGATCATCGGCAATAACGGCGCGGGCAAGACTTCGCTTTTCCTTTCCCTTGTGGGGATACTCCCTGCGGAGGGGGAAGTCGTGGCGGCCGGGCTGCGGCTTGAGAAAAAGAATCTGGAGGCGCTCCGGCGGAAGGTGGGTTTCGTATTCCAGGACCCCGACGATCAGCTGTTTATGCCCGACATCTACGAGGATATAGCCTTCGGACCGCGTTCGGCGGGTCTCCCCGAAGAGGAAGTCCGGGAAAAAGTGGCGCGGATCCTCAAAGAACTCGGTATCGAGCATTTGGCGCAACGCTCGCCGCTGAAGCTCTCCAACGGGGAAAAGCGCATGGCGGCCATTGCCACGGCCCTCGTGTCGGACCCCGAAATCCTTCTTTTGGATGAACCGACGGCCTTTCTCGATCCCGGGGCCAGGCGCAGACTGCTGTCGTTTCTGAAGACGCTCCGGCATACGATCCTTGTGGCGAGTCACGATATACCCTTTGTGGAGGAACTCTGCGGGCGGGTTGTCGCGCTGGAAAAGGGAAAAATAATCGCTCTCGGAGAGACCGAGACCGTTCTCAAAAGCAAAAAAATTCTGGAGGAATTTTATTGA
- the larC gene encoding nickel pincer cofactor biosynthesis protein LarC — protein sequence MKTLYLECNMGAAGDMLTAALLEICENPDEIQEKINALGLPGVRMEAETLTRSGIRGTHVSVKIDGEIESANAHEFRHKHEHEKPEHMKEHEHVHEHIRDHEKHEHVRDHEHTHEHIHDHEGHAREHDHHAHHSHSSMADITEKINAFPLSDKVKRDVLAVYRIIAEAESAVHGKPVAQIHFHEVGELDAIADITAVCLLMEQLAAERIVVSPVHTGSGFVRCAHGLLPVPAPATELILRGIPNYGGGIKGELCTPTGAALLRYFATEFGDKPVMRVTKTGYGMGTKEFAAVNCVRAFWGETAEGTAANEIIAELTCNLDDMTGEALGYAMDLLFREGALDVYTSPIQMKKNRPGVLLTCLCEAEKANHFAQLILRHTTTLGLRKKICEKFMLKREFETLKTPWGDIRIKKSSGYGTSKSKAEYEDVVKIAEKSGLSYEEILALAKK from the coding sequence ATGAAAACGCTCTATCTCGAATGCAATATGGGGGCGGCGGGCGATATGCTGACGGCGGCGCTGCTGGAAATTTGCGAAAATCCCGATGAAATTCAGGAAAAAATCAACGCCCTCGGTCTTCCGGGGGTCCGGATGGAAGCGGAAACGCTGACCCGTTCCGGAATCCGGGGAACCCATGTATCCGTAAAAATCGACGGCGAAATTGAATCTGCGAACGCCCATGAATTTAGACATAAACATGAACACGAGAAGCCTGAACACATGAAAGAACATGAGCACGTTCATGAACACATCCGCGATCATGAGAAACATGAGCACGTCCGCGATCATGAACATACACATGAACACATCCACGATCACGAAGGGCATGCGCGCGAGCATGACCATCACGCGCATCACAGTCATTCCTCCATGGCCGATATTACCGAAAAAATTAACGCGTTTCCGCTGTCGGACAAAGTGAAGCGAGACGTCCTCGCGGTGTACCGCATTATTGCCGAAGCCGAAAGCGCCGTCCACGGAAAGCCCGTCGCACAAATCCATTTTCACGAAGTGGGGGAACTGGACGCCATCGCCGATATTACCGCGGTCTGCCTCCTGATGGAACAACTCGCCGCCGAGCGCATCGTTGTCTCTCCGGTGCATACGGGGAGCGGCTTTGTACGCTGCGCCCACGGTCTTCTGCCGGTACCGGCGCCGGCGACGGAATTGATTCTGCGGGGAATCCCCAATTACGGCGGCGGCATAAAAGGCGAACTCTGTACCCCTACGGGGGCGGCGTTATTGCGCTATTTCGCGACGGAATTCGGCGACAAACCCGTCATGCGCGTCACGAAAACCGGTTACGGCATGGGAACGAAGGAATTTGCGGCCGTCAACTGCGTCCGGGCCTTTTGGGGAGAGACGGCCGAGGGGACAGCCGCCAATGAAATCATCGCGGAACTCACCTGCAATCTGGACGACATGACCGGCGAAGCGCTGGGCTACGCGATGGATCTGCTGTTTCGGGAAGGGGCCCTCGACGTTTATACTTCCCCGATTCAAATGAAAAAAAACCGGCCCGGCGTTTTGCTGACCTGCCTGTGCGAAGCGGAAAAAGCAAATCACTTTGCCCAATTGATCCTGAGGCACACCACAACATTGGGGCTTCGGAAAAAGATCTGCGAAAAATTCATGCTGAAGCGGGAATTTGAGACGCTTAAGACCCCCTGGGGCGACATCCGGATCAAGAAAAGCAGCGGGTACGGGACGTCCAAAAGCAAGGCGGAATATGAGGACGTGGTAAAAATCGCTGAAAAGAGCGGATTGTCCTATGAGGAAATCCTCGCCCTCGCGAAGAAATGA
- the larE gene encoding ATP-dependent sacrificial sulfur transferase LarE, translating to MTLEEKYEKLKAYLRELGSVAVAFSSGVDSTFLLKTAHDELGDKAIAVTARSCSFPKRELNEAVAFCEKEGIRHFLCDSEELDIEGFSQNPVNRCYLCKNELFTKIWDVARENGVAWVVEGSNMDDAGDYRPGLIAVKEQGVKSPLRHAELHKEEIRELSRRIGLPTWDKQSFACLSSRFPYGERIDAERLGMIDRAEQLLLDLGLRQVRVRHHGNLARIETDEAGFRTLMDFETRKKVHAAFKEIGYTYIALDLLGYRTGSMNETLTPDQVFAK from the coding sequence ATGACACTAGAGGAAAAATATGAAAAACTGAAAGCGTATCTGAGGGAGTTGGGAAGCGTCGCCGTGGCCTTTTCAAGCGGCGTGGACTCCACGTTTTTGCTGAAAACGGCCCATGACGAGCTTGGCGACAAGGCCATCGCGGTCACGGCCCGTTCCTGTTCCTTTCCCAAGCGGGAATTGAACGAAGCCGTCGCTTTTTGCGAAAAGGAAGGCATCCGCCATTTTCTCTGCGATTCGGAAGAACTGGACATTGAAGGCTTTTCTCAAAATCCCGTGAACCGCTGCTATTTGTGCAAAAATGAGCTTTTCACAAAGATCTGGGACGTGGCCCGGGAAAACGGCGTCGCCTGGGTCGTAGAGGGCTCCAATATGGATGACGCCGGAGACTACCGGCCGGGGCTCATTGCCGTCAAAGAACAGGGCGTCAAAAGCCCCCTGCGCCACGCGGAGCTCCATAAAGAAGAGATCCGGGAATTATCAAGGCGGATAGGTCTTCCGACCTGGGACAAGCAATCCTTTGCCTGCCTCTCGTCCCGCTTTCCATACGGAGAGCGGATCGACGCCGAAAGACTCGGCATGATCGACAGGGCCGAGCAGTTGTTGCTGGATCTGGGGCTCCGGCAGGTCCGGGTTCGCCACCACGGCAATCTCGCCCGGATCGAGACCGACGAAGCGGGCTTTCGGACGCTCATGGATTTTGAGACAAGAAAAAAAGTACACGCCGCTTTCAAGGAAATCGGGTATACTTATATTGCCCTTGACCTCTTGGGCTACCGGACGGGCAGTATGAACGAGACGCTTACGCCGGACCAAGTTTTCGCGAAATAG
- the larB gene encoding nickel pincer cofactor biosynthesis protein LarB: protein MAKELLNQKEILHLLQKVKTGEVSPEGALDQLQLKPFSDLGYARIDYHRPLRQGAGEVIFGKGKTPEQIAGILGDMRENGMKNILLTRVSAEAVDYLTAEGFALIYHAAPCLAVVFPDDSVEKKGNIVVATGGTSDIPVSEEAALTAETLGNKVTRLYDVGVAGLHRLLSRHEDLIHARVIVAVAGMEGALASVIGGLVHCPVIAVPTSVGYGASFGGLSALLAMLNSCASGVSVVNIDNGFGAGFLASRINQMEGIR from the coding sequence ATGGCAAAAGAACTGCTGAATCAAAAAGAAATCTTGCATTTGCTGCAAAAGGTAAAGACAGGGGAAGTGAGCCCCGAAGGCGCGCTCGATCAACTTCAGCTGAAACCTTTTTCGGATTTGGGCTACGCCCGGATCGATTATCACCGGCCGCTGCGGCAGGGCGCGGGCGAAGTGATTTTCGGAAAAGGAAAAACGCCGGAACAGATCGCGGGGATTCTTGGCGACATGCGGGAAAACGGCATGAAGAATATCCTGCTGACCCGCGTATCAGCGGAAGCGGTCGATTATCTGACGGCCGAAGGGTTCGCCTTGATCTATCACGCGGCGCCCTGTCTGGCGGTGGTCTTTCCCGACGACAGCGTTGAAAAAAAAGGCAATATCGTTGTGGCCACCGGCGGGACCAGCGACATTCCGGTCTCCGAAGAGGCGGCTCTGACGGCGGAGACCCTCGGAAACAAAGTCACAAGACTCTATGACGTCGGCGTCGCGGGGCTGCACAGGCTTCTTTCCCGGCATGAGGACCTGATCCACGCCCGGGTCATTGTGGCCGTGGCGGGCATGGAAGGCGCTCTTGCCAGCGTCATTGGCGGCCTTGTCCATTGTCCTGTCATCGCGGTCCCGACCAGCGTGGGCTACGGGGCAAGCTTCGGGGGACTTTCGGCGCTGCTGGCCATGCTCAATTCCTGCGCCAGCGGCGTTTCCGTCGTCAACATCGACAACGGCTTCGGCGCGGGCTTTCTCGCCAGCCGCATCAATCAAATGGAGGGGATCCGATGA